A single genomic interval of Acidovorax sp. 1608163 harbors:
- a CDS encoding sensor histidine kinase, with translation MMRLITLRPMAQWRLNSPRIVPEALQPAAVRTLPAVRHTLLRAICALFVVATVVLFGAARSYGQRAADGSYDHLLKASALSMADSVAFAQGQWQVDLPYAALDLLAMAPEDRAFYRIAGPDGSTLTGYADLPAPPAGLPREAGPAQAQFFDQAYRGESVRFAVVPRYIAGGAGSGLVWVQVGQTRLARDALAADIAWRATAAIVALMAGVFCLLWLGVRRALRPLALLEQELLARPASALHPMASPVPQELAQTVRALNGFMQRLAVNLDALRTFIAEAAHQMRTPLAALIAQAQEGLDDDDPAAQRQSLQAVERNALRLRRLLNQLLSDASVTHQGHLQRFEAVDLLVLLQEALHDVVPRAEPRPVVRLWWRSSASQEKVLLSNNELPALIDRALDAEMIMEMSLASHPAAVLQGDALMLREAFKNVVDNALKHGQPERGPVDVTVQGQTDPASGQPQWCVVVEDCGPGVPEAEQARLFERFARGAGAAPGGAGLGLAIVQRVVQGHGGRLDVGHRAEGGWRVAMALPVDLATGKALGLAPEPAAMDARGAE, from the coding sequence ATGATGCGGCTCATAACGCTGCGGCCGATGGCGCAGTGGCGCCTCAACAGCCCCCGCATCGTGCCTGAGGCTTTGCAACCCGCTGCTGTGCGCACGCTGCCCGCCGTGCGGCACACCCTGCTGCGCGCCATTTGCGCGCTGTTTGTGGTGGCCACGGTGGTGTTGTTTGGCGCGGCGCGCAGCTATGGCCAGCGGGCGGCCGATGGGTCTTACGACCATTTGCTCAAGGCGTCCGCCTTGTCGATGGCCGACAGCGTGGCGTTTGCCCAGGGTCAGTGGCAGGTGGATTTGCCCTATGCCGCCCTTGACTTGCTGGCCATGGCGCCGGAAGACCGGGCCTTCTATCGCATTGCCGGGCCCGATGGCAGCACCCTGACGGGCTATGCCGATTTGCCCGCGCCCCCGGCAGGCTTGCCCCGGGAGGCAGGCCCCGCGCAAGCCCAGTTTTTTGACCAGGCCTACCGGGGCGAATCGGTGCGATTTGCCGTGGTGCCCCGTTACATCGCCGGTGGTGCGGGCTCTGGCCTGGTGTGGGTGCAGGTGGGCCAAACGCGCCTGGCGCGCGATGCGCTGGCGGCAGACATCGCCTGGCGTGCCACGGCGGCCATCGTGGCGCTGATGGCGGGCGTGTTTTGCCTGCTGTGGCTGGGCGTGCGGCGGGCGCTGCGCCCCCTGGCGCTGCTGGAGCAAGAGCTGCTGGCGCGCCCGGCATCGGCCCTGCACCCCATGGCCAGCCCCGTGCCGCAAGAGCTGGCCCAGACGGTGCGGGCCCTCAACGGCTTCATGCAGCGCTTGGCGGTCAACCTGGACGCTTTGCGCACCTTCATTGCCGAAGCCGCGCACCAGATGCGCACGCCGCTGGCCGCGCTCATCGCCCAGGCGCAAGAAGGCCTGGACGACGATGACCCCGCCGCCCAGCGCCAAAGCCTGCAAGCGGTGGAGCGCAATGCGCTGCGCCTGCGGCGCTTGCTCAACCAGTTGCTCTCAGACGCCAGCGTGACCCACCAGGGCCACCTGCAGCGGTTTGAGGCCGTGGACCTGCTGGTGCTGCTGCAAGAGGCTCTGCACGACGTGGTGCCGCGTGCCGAACCCCGGCCTGTGGTGCGGCTGTGGTGGCGCTCCAGCGCGTCGCAGGAGAAAGTTTTGCTATCAAATAATGAGCTTCCAGCGCTTATAGATAGGGCGCTAGATGCCGAAATGATCATGGAAATGTCTCTGGCAAGCCACCCCGCTGCTGTGCTGCAGGGCGATGCACTCATGCTGCGCGAGGCCTTCAAGAACGTGGTGGACAACGCCCTCAAGCACGGCCAGCCCGAGCGCGGCCCGGTGGATGTGACTGTGCAAGGCCAGACCGACCCCGCTAGCGGCCAGCCCCAGTGGTGCGTGGTGGTGGAAGACTGCGGCCCCGGCGTGCCCGAGGCTGAGCAGGCCCGCCTGTTTGAGCGTTTTGCCCGGGGCGCAGGGGCTGCCCCCGGTGGTGCTGGGCTGGGGCTGGCGATTGTGCAGCGGGTGGTGCAAGGCCATGGTGGGCGCTTGGATGTAGGCCATCGCGCCGAGGGCGGCTGGCGTGTGGCCATGGCCTTGCCGGTGGATTTGGCGACGGGCAAGGCTCTGGGCTTGGCGCCAGAGCCTGCGGCGATGGATGCGCGGGGGGCGGAATGA
- a CDS encoding response regulator transcription factor: MRILLVEDDPDLAEAVVRRLRRQGHAVDWQGDGRKAYEVLGYTPFDLVLLDIGLPGMDGLSLLAQLRRQGNKTPVLMLTARSDIEDRVNALDEGADDYLDKPFDFRELDARCRALLRRPQGQVAGRWEVGGLVIDSAARRVSLLGAELELPHREYSLLEILVGRLGRVVSKDDIASRLFNFDEDVGLNAIEVYVGRLRKKLVASGLRIATVRSVGYRADVVPQEAVADAAAPSVAADDAAHNAAADGAVAPQQPPHRA; encoded by the coding sequence ATGCGCATCCTGCTGGTAGAAGACGACCCCGATCTGGCCGAGGCCGTGGTGCGCCGTTTGCGGCGCCAGGGCCATGCGGTGGACTGGCAGGGCGATGGGCGCAAGGCCTATGAGGTGCTGGGCTACACGCCGTTTGATCTGGTGCTGCTGGACATCGGCCTGCCGGGCATGGACGGGCTGAGCCTGCTGGCCCAGCTGCGCAGGCAGGGCAATAAGACCCCGGTGCTGATGCTCACCGCGCGCTCGGACATCGAAGACCGGGTGAATGCGCTGGACGAGGGCGCGGACGACTATCTGGACAAGCCCTTTGATTTCAGGGAGCTGGACGCCCGCTGCCGCGCCTTGCTGCGCCGCCCGCAGGGCCAGGTGGCGGGGCGCTGGGAGGTGGGTGGCCTGGTCATCGACAGCGCAGCGCGCCGGGTGAGCCTGCTGGGGGCCGAGCTGGAGCTGCCGCACCGCGAATACAGCCTGCTCGAAATCCTGGTGGGGCGCCTGGGCCGCGTGGTCAGCAAGGACGACATTGCCAGCCGCTTGTTCAACTTTGACGAAGACGTGGGGCTGAACGCCATCGAGGTGTACGTGGGCCGCCTGCGCAAAAAGCTGGTCGCCAGCGGCCTGCGCATTGCCACCGTGCGCAGCGTGGGCTACCGGGCCGATGTGGTGCCCCAAGAGGCTGTGGCCGATGCAGCGGCCCCTTCCGTTGCTGCCGATGATGCGGCTCATAACGCTGCGGCCGATGGCGCAGTGGCGCCTCAACAGCCCCCGCATCGTGCCTGA
- a CDS encoding ABC transporter substrate-binding protein: MAEAPDLLISSSPDLQTQLANDGYALSHQSPQTRELPEGAHWRREAFTLGADAVVMAYNPRLLNPALAPRTRGQLLALLRQPGSPLQGRIGTYDALRSGLGYLLATQDSRFDSTASVLLAAMGAARARLGDHIEPLLDRLEQGELALVYNVPASYALARMAGGSSLRVIVPEDYTLLTTRVALIPASARHPELARPFLDYLLSPQGQAVLARDTRLLPVRQAVAAARDGRALALPGQPGPLPAAEGAAPSGSAWRLLSPGLGLLVYLDPLKRQRFLQAWATSLGVPGAGHGAGER; this comes from the coding sequence GTGGCCGAGGCGCCCGACCTGCTCATCAGCAGCAGCCCCGACCTGCAGACCCAGCTGGCCAACGACGGGTATGCCTTGTCGCACCAGTCGCCCCAAACCCGCGAGTTGCCCGAGGGCGCCCACTGGCGGCGTGAAGCATTCACGCTGGGGGCCGACGCCGTGGTCATGGCCTACAACCCGCGCCTGTTGAACCCCGCACTGGCCCCGCGCACCCGGGGGCAGTTGCTGGCTTTGCTGCGCCAGCCCGGCAGCCCGCTGCAGGGGCGCATCGGCACCTACGACGCGCTGCGCAGCGGCTTGGGCTACCTGCTGGCTACGCAAGACTCGCGTTTTGACAGCACCGCCAGCGTGTTGCTGGCGGCCATGGGGGCCGCCAGAGCGCGGCTGGGCGACCACATCGAGCCGCTGCTGGACCGGCTGGAGCAGGGCGAGCTGGCGCTGGTCTACAACGTGCCTGCGTCCTATGCCCTGGCGCGCATGGCAGGCGGGTCCAGCCTGCGGGTGATCGTGCCCGAGGACTACACCTTGCTCACCACCCGCGTGGCGCTCATTCCTGCATCGGCCCGGCACCCCGAGCTGGCCCGCCCGTTTCTGGACTACCTGCTGTCACCCCAAGGGCAGGCCGTGCTGGCACGCGACACGCGGCTGTTGCCCGTGCGCCAGGCCGTGGCCGCTGCGCGCGATGGCCGTGCCCTGGCCTTGCCGGGCCAGCCCGGCCCCTTGCCTGCAGCGGAAGGGGCTGCGCCCAGTGGCAGCGCCTGGCGGCTTTTGTCCCCCGGACTGGGTTTGCTGGTCTATCTGGACCCCCTCAAGCGGCAGCGGTTTTTGCAGGCCTGGGCGACCAGTCTGGGGGTGCCTGGCGCAGGCCATGGGGCGGGCGAACGGTGA
- the alaS gene encoding alanine--tRNA ligase, translated as MKVSEIRAKFLDFFAERGHTVVASSSLVPGNDPTLMFTNSGMVQFKDVFLGSDKRPYNRAVSVQACLRAGGKHNDLENVGYTARHHTFFEMLGNWSFGDYFKRESLKWAWELLTEVYKLPPERLLATVYLEDDEAYDIWTKEIGLPPERVIRIGDNKGGRYKSDNFWMMADTGPCGPCSEIFYDHGDHIPGGPPGSPDEDGDRFIEIWNNVFMQFDMKEDGSVTPLPAPCVDTGMGLERLAAILQHVHSNYEIDIFDQLIKAAGRETGVTDLDNKSLRVIADHIRATAFLVSDGVIPSNEGRGYVQRRIVRRAIRHGYKLGKKTPFFHKLVADLARLMGDAYPALREQEQRITDVLKTEEERFFETLANGMEILDAALDGGAKVLPGEVAFKLHDTYGFPLDLTNDVCRERDVEVDEAGFKTAMEKQKAQARAAGKFKMDKALEYTGDANRFTGYEHLAETAKIVAIYVDGTSTAALKAGQNGVVVLDATPFYAESGGQVGDEGVITSGSARFAVGDTLKVKADVFGHHGTLEEGTLNVGDTVQAQVNTAVRAATMRNHSVTHIMHKALREVLGSHVQQKGSLVNADRTRFDFAHNAAVSDAEIREIERRVNEEILANTATDARVMDIESAQKTGAMMLFGEKYGETVRVLDIGTSRELCGGTHVQRTGDIGLFKVVAEGGVAAGVRRIEAVTGANALAYLQTLEDTVNQAAGALKSPVAELNARIAQALENARTLEKEVAALKGKLASAQGDELLTQAVDIKGLKVLAAVLPGADAKTLRDTMDKLKDKLKTAAIVLAAVDGDKVQLAAGVTADSIGKVKAGELVNFVAQQVGGKGGGKPDMAMAGGTDASKVPAALASVQGWVAERV; from the coding sequence ATGAAAGTATCTGAAATCCGCGCCAAGTTTCTCGACTTCTTCGCCGAGCGCGGCCACACCGTGGTGGCATCGTCGTCGCTGGTGCCTGGCAACGACCCCACGCTGATGTTCACCAACTCCGGCATGGTGCAGTTCAAGGACGTGTTTTTGGGCTCCGACAAGCGCCCGTACAACCGCGCTGTGTCGGTGCAAGCCTGCCTGCGTGCGGGTGGCAAGCACAACGACCTGGAAAACGTGGGCTACACCGCCCGCCACCACACCTTCTTTGAGATGCTGGGCAACTGGTCGTTTGGCGACTACTTCAAGCGCGAATCGCTGAAGTGGGCCTGGGAGCTGCTGACCGAGGTCTACAAGCTGCCGCCCGAGCGCCTGCTGGCCACGGTGTACCTTGAAGACGACGAGGCCTACGACATCTGGACCAAGGAAATCGGCCTGCCGCCCGAGCGCGTGATCCGCATTGGCGACAACAAGGGCGGCCGCTACAAGTCCGACAACTTCTGGATGATGGCCGACACCGGCCCTTGCGGCCCTTGCTCCGAAATCTTCTACGACCACGGTGACCACATCCCCGGCGGCCCTCCGGGCAGCCCTGACGAAGACGGCGACCGCTTCATCGAGATCTGGAACAACGTGTTCATGCAGTTCGACATGAAGGAAGACGGCTCGGTCACGCCGCTGCCCGCACCCTGCGTGGACACCGGCATGGGCCTGGAGCGCCTGGCTGCCATCTTGCAGCACGTGCACAGCAACTACGAAATCGACATCTTCGACCAGCTCATCAAGGCCGCTGGCCGTGAGACCGGTGTGACCGACCTGGACAACAAGAGCCTGCGCGTGATTGCCGACCACATCCGCGCCACCGCCTTCCTGGTGAGCGACGGCGTGATCCCCAGCAACGAAGGCCGTGGCTACGTGCAGCGCCGCATCGTGCGCCGCGCCATCCGCCACGGCTACAAGCTGGGCAAGAAGACCCCGTTCTTCCACAAGCTGGTGGCCGACCTGGCCCGCCTGATGGGCGATGCCTACCCCGCCCTGCGTGAGCAAGAGCAGCGCATCACCGATGTGCTCAAAACCGAAGAAGAGCGCTTCTTCGAGACCTTGGCCAACGGCATGGAAATCCTGGACGCCGCGCTGGACGGTGGCGCCAAGGTGCTGCCTGGCGAAGTGGCCTTCAAGCTGCACGACACCTACGGCTTCCCGCTCGATTTGACCAATGACGTGTGCCGCGAGCGCGACGTGGAAGTGGACGAAGCGGGCTTCAAGACCGCCATGGAAAAGCAAAAGGCCCAGGCCCGCGCTGCCGGCAAGTTCAAGATGGACAAGGCGCTGGAGTACACCGGCGATGCCAACCGCTTCACTGGCTACGAGCACCTGGCCGAGACGGCCAAGATCGTGGCCATCTACGTGGACGGCACCAGCACGGCTGCGCTGAAGGCGGGCCAGAACGGTGTGGTAGTGCTCGACGCGACGCCTTTCTACGCCGAAAGCGGCGGTCAGGTGGGTGACGAGGGCGTCATCACCAGCGGCTCGGCGCGCTTTGCGGTGGGCGACACGCTCAAAGTGAAGGCCGATGTGTTTGGCCACCATGGCACGCTGGAAGAGGGCACGCTGAATGTGGGCGACACGGTGCAGGCCCAGGTCAACACCGCAGTGCGCGCCGCCACCATGCGCAACCACTCGGTCACCCACATCATGCACAAGGCCCTGCGCGAAGTGCTGGGCAGCCATGTGCAGCAAAAGGGCAGCCTGGTCAATGCCGACCGCACACGTTTTGACTTTGCACACAACGCCGCCGTGAGCGATGCCGAGATCCGCGAGATCGAGCGCCGCGTGAACGAGGAAATCCTGGCCAACACGGCCACCGATGCCCGCGTGATGGACATCGAGTCGGCCCAGAAGACCGGCGCCATGATGCTGTTTGGCGAGAAGTACGGCGAGACCGTGCGCGTGCTCGACATTGGCACCAGCCGCGAGCTGTGCGGCGGCACGCACGTGCAGCGCACGGGCGATATTGGCCTGTTCAAGGTGGTGGCCGAAGGTGGTGTGGCCGCAGGCGTGCGCCGCATCGAAGCCGTGACCGGCGCCAATGCGCTGGCCTACCTGCAAACCCTGGAAGACACGGTGAACCAAGCCGCTGGCGCCCTCAAGTCGCCTGTTGCCGAGCTGAACGCCCGCATTGCCCAGGCGCTGGAAAACGCCCGCACGCTGGAAAAAGAAGTGGCCGCCCTCAAGGGCAAGCTGGCTTCTGCCCAGGGCGATGAGCTGCTGACCCAGGCTGTGGACATCAAGGGTCTGAAGGTCTTGGCGGCCGTGCTGCCCGGCGCAGACGCGAAGACCCTGCGCGACACCATGGACAAGCTCAAGGACAAGCTCAAGACTGCCGCCATCGTGCTGGCCGCCGTGGACGGCGACAAGGTGCAACTGGCTGCAGGTGTGACCGCCGACAGCATTGGCAAAGTGAAGGCCGGTGAGCTGGTGAACTTTGTGGCCCAACAAGTGGGCGGCAAGGGCGGCGGCAAGCCTGACATGGCCATGGCGGGCGGTACAGACGCCAGCAAGGTGCCTGCTGCCTTGGCATCGGTGCAGGGCTGGGTGGCTGAGCGCGTCTAA
- a CDS encoding 2OG-Fe dioxygenase family protein, translated as MTQVTFPPPFTRPSQVSEQLRSAGYAVLAPADVAAWVGCDMHELLALNPDWQGLPPDDFLKDGGRYRRRRHACFVVEHGAVQQAPHRPHWQPVEYNALHGGMQRLFAPMLPPTVAAPVWNKLLQALAGVSDTVFAATPAAEPWFLEAHQFRIDTTDGIGRPTPEGAHRDGVDLVAVFLVDRHAVKGGETRVFEATGPSGVRFTLTQPWSLMLLDDARMIHESTPIQPLADGAYRDTLVITCRRGNFQGADVVDAPQ; from the coding sequence ATGACCCAAGTCACCTTCCCCCCGCCGTTCACCCGCCCTTCACAGGTTTCAGAACAATTGCGCAGCGCCGGTTATGCGGTGCTGGCCCCGGCCGATGTGGCGGCGTGGGTGGGGTGCGATATGCACGAGCTGCTGGCACTCAACCCCGACTGGCAGGGTCTGCCCCCAGACGACTTTTTGAAAGACGGTGGGCGCTATCGCCGCCGCCGCCACGCCTGTTTTGTGGTGGAGCACGGTGCGGTGCAGCAAGCCCCCCATCGCCCGCACTGGCAGCCGGTGGAATACAACGCGCTGCATGGCGGCATGCAGCGGCTGTTTGCCCCCATGCTGCCCCCCACCGTGGCTGCCCCGGTGTGGAACAAGCTGCTGCAGGCCCTGGCTGGCGTATCGGACACCGTGTTTGCCGCCACGCCCGCCGCCGAGCCCTGGTTTCTGGAGGCGCACCAGTTCCGCATCGACACCACCGACGGCATTGGCCGTCCCACGCCCGAGGGCGCGCACCGCGACGGCGTGGACCTGGTGGCGGTTTTTCTGGTGGACCGGCATGCCGTCAAAGGCGGTGAGACCCGCGTGTTTGAGGCTACGGGCCCGAGCGGTGTGCGCTTTACATTGACCCAGCCCTGGTCGCTGATGTTGCTGGACGATGCCCGCATGATCCACGAGAGCACGCCCATCCAGCCCCTGGCCGATGGTGCCTACCGCGACACCTTGGTCATCACCTGCCGCCGTGGCAACTTCCAGGGCGCGGATGTGGTGGACGCACCGCAATGA
- a CDS encoding universal stress protein codes for MFKHILVPIDGSATSLLAVSKATALAKTFGSVVTALYVVDPYPFTGVGADFAYGQAQYLSAATAEANTALDAARKAMTEAGVNVTTVVGEGHAVHEGIVRALESTGADLIVMGSHGRRGLEKLVLGSVTQRVLGLVHVPVLVVRD; via the coding sequence ATGTTCAAGCACATTCTGGTTCCCATCGACGGCTCGGCTACTTCCCTGCTGGCTGTGTCCAAGGCCACGGCTTTGGCCAAGACCTTTGGCAGCGTGGTGACGGCGTTGTATGTGGTGGACCCCTATCCCTTCACCGGCGTGGGGGCTGATTTTGCTTACGGGCAAGCGCAGTACCTGAGTGCTGCCACGGCCGAGGCCAACACCGCACTGGACGCCGCCCGCAAGGCCATGACCGAAGCGGGCGTGAACGTGACCACCGTGGTGGGCGAGGGCCATGCCGTGCACGAAGGCATCGTGCGTGCGCTGGAAAGCACCGGCGCCGACCTGATCGTGATGGGCTCGCATGGCCGCCGTGGGCTGGAAAAGCTGGTGCTGGGCAGCGTGACCCAGCGCGTGCTGGGCCTGGTGCATGTGCCTGTGCTGGTAGTGCGCGACTGA